GTGCTTGAAATATATTACACTTCATGAAAAAATGGGGAAAGAATATTGCACAACGGTGGGCGATTTCATTTGTTTATCCATATAGATTATTGCTAAAAAAAATTAGTAAATATGACCGGTGTCCCTATTTCAAAATTTTGCCACCGTACATATTGCAACAAAATTTTCAGCACCCCAAAACTTAGCAAACCCACATTTTACAGTTATATCTTATTTAAACTGCTATTCGTGTAAAAACCCCTATGgagttttttattttgaaaaaaaaacaagtcctATGGAGTTACTCTTGTTTTCCGGCATTGCGCTATCACCGATGTTTCTCTAGGCTGGTAACATGTAACAAGATAGGGTACAAAGTGGGTGGGGCAAACGATGATACAAAGAGGAGTGTTgcaccaactattaccatagcCACTCACAATATGGGGGAGGATGAGGGTAGGAAGAAAAGGACAAGGAAGAGGGAGGGGACAGGGTGgcagttttttttgaaaaaaagaaaaataaatgggtAAAGAGTAAAGTCTTGAGTTTTTTTTACGCTTATGTACACAATTCCTAAAATCTCTAGCATTTTGCGTGACTCAAAACTTAACATTCTAGAGCCCGTTCGGATGGCTGGGAGCAGCCGGCTGGGCTGATCAGCCGCCGTTCGGGCTCGTCTTTTGGCCGCCGTTCGGGCTCGTCTTTTGGCCCATGTAACGTCTCGGATTTTTTTTCGGAATgttaaatagtaaaaaatatgaatttcaaaaaaatttgtgttAGTGCGTAATAATTCACTTAAGTAGGAATTCTTCCTCTCtaaaattcctagtaaattaaaatTTCGAAGTTATGATTAAGAATATTAATTGCTAGTGTGAAAATATTTGGAGTTATTGGGATTTTATTGCATCTAACATGTTTATTCGAATTCGAATTGAATTTATTTTCTCGTATGAGAAATTGTGCTGAAATTAAATTGTggtgtgcccctcaatttaatttcaaatgCTAACACTTGAGTGTGGTTTAATTTGAATCAAGCCATTCAAATTAATTCCAAGACCTAACTCACTATGGAAGCAACCCAGCCCTTTCGGCCATAGACCTTCAGAACCGCACCGGCCCGTTTTCTCCTTGGCCCGCCAGGCGCCTCGCCCTCACGCACCGAGCCGGCCCAACCCGCCAGCTTTCTCGCCGGCCCGATCCCGCGCGCCCCGGTCCGTTCACGCTCATGCGGCCCAGTTCGCCCGCGCAGACGCGCTGATCAGCCGCGACACCCCTCCTTTCCCTGCCGTCCCGGGCCCACCTATCGGGAGGAAACtgttcccctttctcctctctcGTGGACGCAGCCGCCCCTGCTCTGCTTTTTCCTTTACGACCGTCCGCGCCCCTCTCCGCCTCTCACGCCGGCGCCGCTTGTGCCGCTCGCGTCAGCCTGCTCTGCCCCGCGCTGCTCCCTTGACCGTCCTTGCGGTGCCCTTCCCGGCTCCACGCCAAGGCAGGGACACCACCTGCCCGCACCATGCCCCGCGGATGCCGCCGCGTGTCCACGCCGCAGCGCGCGCCCCATTTGAGCCTTCGGCGTCCGGGCCGCGCCGAGCACCCAAAACCCTAGTAGCCGCCTATAAAACCTGGTGGCCGCCGTCCTCAAACCCTCAACCCCCCCTATCCGCCgccgagaagaagaagaagaggaggaggggaggccgAAGAGCCACCACCGGGGGAACACCGACGCCGACGTCGACTCCGAGCCTGCGCCGGTCCGACTACACCGCCGTAGCACCAAGGAGCAGAAGCCGCCAAGGTGGAGGACGCCGCCACCAGACTTCTTCAAGCCAGCGCCCGATCGTCTACCCCGCCGTTGCAGTTCTCCCTGCACGGCTTCGCCTCGTCCCTGCGCCACCTCACCACGGCCCCGCCTTTGTCTTCTTCAACCCTGCTGGTAGACCACCGTCACCCCGCTGCTTCCCACCTCCTCCTTGATGCCGCCGTAGCCAAGCTCGTCGATGCCGCCGGCCGTGCCGCAGCCCTGGCATCCCAGGTGCCCGCTCACGCTCGCGACATGCCCACACGCTGCACTGGCCGAAAAGCCGCACCTTGGGCCCTCATAGCACCTGGAACGCCCGCACACACACCGCCACGACCGCGCAGTCGCGTATCCTCGCCGGCTGAGCTTTTGCTCGTGCCCGCCGTTGCCGCGGCCTCGCCATGGCCTTGCCATGCGCGGGTCAGCGTGCGCACCCACACCCGTCAAGTGGGCCACACCTTTCCTTGGCCATGTCGCCGCCATTGTCGCGCCGTGGTCATGCCACGCCACGCGGGGCGATGCGGCCGCCGTGGCGTCTCGTTCGCGACGAGCACTGGCCATGCCCACGCTGGCGCGCCACGTGTTCCCGAGCCGCTCGTGCTCATTTTGGCCGCCCACACACCGCACCACCGCACGCGCGACGTCGCACGCCGCGGCTACATCGAGAGCCCGCACACACGCGTGCACCTTTGGACCCAAGGGTCTCGCCTTTGCACACCTGGCCCAGCTGCCTCTCACCACCACCGGCACGTCGTGCTCGTGCTCGTGCTCATGCCGTCGCGTCCACGCCATGACCGTGCCTGACGCACCTCACGCGTCGCCCCGTGGCCCTGGTGTCCTGCCCTCACCGCTGCGTTGTGCCCTCGACTGTGCCGAACGTCACACGCGCGTGAACCAAGCGCTAGCCATGCCTTTTGGCCTCGCTGCCGTTGAACCCCGCGGAACCCTGGGGAACACCAAGCTTCGTCGTCGACCCGCCTTGACCCGCTTTGGCCCTGCACCACCGCCGCGAGCCGAGAACGCCCGGACTCCGCGTGCACGACCCTCCTCACCACTGGCAACCCACCACCGCGTTGGCCAAAGGCCACGCCCGCGGTCACACcaccgccatgccgccgccgtgcgtTGGCCATGTCATGGCAGGGTCACCACGTGACCAAGCCATGACGCCGACCGAGCTTGCTTCACCTCGCCTTGGCTCTgcgtcgccgccgcagcgcgcgcGCACTAGGGCCAAGACCTTGCCCTGAGCCACCACCTGGCATCCGTCCACCAGGGAGTCCTCGCCACTTCACCAGGGAGGAGGTGCGGGGAGAGAAATAGAGGAGAGGGGAAGACTGACACGCGCGGCCCGCCTGCCCTCCAGCACACTGACGCCCAAATCCAGAGAGAGAGTaaaggagaaagagggagaagggagccGGGCCGTTTTTGGCCCAGGAAGCTGAAGCCCGAGCCGACCTCCCTTCAGCCCAAGCCGGCCTGCAAGCCGCTGTCCGAGCCAGCCCGCCATCCCAAGCCAAGCCAGTTTGAGCCGCCAAGCCGGCCCGACTCTGCTTTGGGCCCAGTAACCCAGCcaccctctctttttctttttcctttgttTTGTTATTAAACCTGACGCGCGGGTCCCAGCTGTCAGCCTCTGCCGTGagactgaccagtgggccccactAACACGTGTACCCCACTGACCCGTTGACCAGTCAACGGTCAACATTGACCCGGTCAACGCTGACGACAGCAGGGcccactgctgacgtcagcaggacTGACCACCTGGTGACGTCATGATGACGTCGTGTTGACATCATCATGCCACGTGGCGCGCTCGGGTGCTGCCATGTGTCACCCCtgtgtttttttcctttttcagtaatcatttattaattttagaaaatacTTTAACCTTAGAAAATTCATAGTAAATTAACCGGATctccgaaaaatatgaaactagtttcataattcttctaaaatcatgatctgcACATTAGACtaggttttgttgtgttttGGATCTTATTTTGAGCCTGTTTTGTGTGTTCTTGCACTTTGGTCCCTATGTTTATGCGTAATTACGACTAGGTCCCTACGAGAAAGAGTTGACCGACGACCCGGACGACCAGAGGATCCAGAAGGACGTACCCGGGGACTAGAAGCCTTTGGAGGACCAGGAAGACTACAaagacctatcaggttcacgcccattcgTGATTTGAGTACCTATTagacattgcttgctagatacgctacCCTACTACATTGTGTGAGACAtgatgagcttgcatggccaCTTTATTTATCGTATTCCTTGCTTTCCTATATTTACCCTGAATTACTGAATGATTTGGCTACTATGAGTGGGATACTTGCATGGGAATTCATGATATGATAGTCCTGGCTTGCATGGAGTTTGCCACCACATATAAGAGTTGGTGACTAGGGTTTTAGCAGGGGCGAGCAGAACCTTTCCCCGATCGGATTGGGAGCTGGGGATGTGTGTGTTCGGCACAATCAAAGTTTTGAAAATCGACGATTAGGACGCGCCTAGTCACGCCTAGTCGCTAGTCTACGGCCTGGCGACTGGACTAGGGGGGGTAGGCGGGCCTCAAGTTGATCGGAGCACCTAGGCGGAGCGGAGGCGAGCTAGGCGAGCCGTCGAGGTCTAGCGCGCGCGAAAATAAGGCGCCGCACGGGAGATTTGGCACCACGGGCCAGAGCGCACGTGCACACGCGGGAAAAAGCTGCGCGCTGGAGAAGGACAGGGggaaagggggagagaaatAAGCCGTGCCTGCTTGTACTCGCCTCGACAGGGCAACGCGGCTCGCACGCCTCCCCGTCGGTGACGCGGCCCGCGCacctccccgccggcgacgccgctcGCGCGCCTCCCCGCCGGTGACACGGTAGCTGCGCCTCCCCGCTGGTGACGTggctgctgctcctccccgtcgtCCCCGATGCCGTTCTCCTCCCTCAGCCGAAGCCCCAAGGTCAGTATGTCCTCCCCTGCTTCTCTCATCTCCTCTGTTTCCTTTCTGAAATCTCCTCTGTTTTCCTTTCTGAATCCATGTTTATACTTACTCTAAAATTGGACAAGGTGACTGCATCTGGAACTGATTTTCCTTTCTGAATCCATGTATATACTTGCTCTGAAATTGAACTGATTTTCTGAAAACAAAGCAAATTGTTGACTGCATCTACATGTATATACTCGCTCTGAAATCTGTGAAATTTTTGACTGATTTTGCTTTGATGTGGGATGGATATACTCAATTGTGATTTGTTGACTGATTGCTTGAACTAAGATGGCGGGAACAAAGAGTGATGCTGCAACTGGAactggaacagagggaggaaaTGTCTTGAAAAGGAATTCAGATGATGTGGGATGGGAGTATGGGGTTCTTGTTGACCCGAACAACAAGGACAAGGTGAAGTGCATACTTTGTGACAAGGTGATATTTGGAGGAGTTTATCGGTTGAAGCAGCATGTTGCTGGGGAACGAAAGAATGCGAAGAAATGCCCGGGCAAGAAGACCACCCCAGAGAAGTTACAGGAGGTTCAAGAAAAGTGTAAGAAAGCACTAGATTGTGCAAaaaggaagagggaggagaggacTATTTGTGAGCTGGAACTTAGAGAGGATGTTCATGTGTCTAGGGTGGAGGGTCAGAGGAAATGGAAGTGACAAGTGTTGGAAGTTCGCAGCCTCACAAATTAGGCCCCATGGACAAATGGACAAAAGCTATTGATCCTACAGCAACCAAATCTGAATCTTTGTCTCAACAGAAGCTGAACAAGGAACTTTGGAAAGAAAGATTACCTGAGGTGCATAAATATATTGCAAGATGGGCCTTTAACCATGGTAATTTCCTTGCTGTATTTTTATTTTAGATTTCAATTTCATCATATTTTCTTGCTGTAGTGCTGAAcactaatttcttttttttttgtaacatTGGCAGCAATACCATTCAACGCATGTGACAACGATGAGTTCAAGCAAATGTGTGAAGCAATTGGACAATTTGGGCCCGGAATTGAACCTCCAACTATGTTTGACCTGCGAGGGAAATTGCTGGAAGAAGAATATGCAAGGACCAAGAGTTTGCTGCAAGAATGTGAAGCCGAGAAGATGAAGAATGGGTGCTCTATTATGACCAATGCTTGGTCAGATAAGAAGAGGAGAAGCATAATGAATGTGTGCACTAACTGTGCTGATGGAACCAGTTTTATTTCATCAAAAGAGATGTCAGATGTGTCACACACAAGTGAAGTCATCTTTGAACTAGTGGACAAAGCAATCGAAGATATTGGTCCGGATGATGTAGTGCAAGTTGTGACTGATAATGCTTCTAACAACATGGGAGCAAAGAAGCTACTACATGAGAAGAGACCACATATCTTTTGGACCTCTTGTGCAACTCACAGAATCAACTTGATGCTCCAAGGAATTGGGAACATGCCTCGGTACAAGAAGGTGATTGAATAAACAAAGGCATTCAATATATTTGTCTATGGGCACACAAGAACACTAGAGTGCATGAGATACTTCACTGAGGGGAAAGAGATAGTAAGGCCAGGAGTGACTAGGTTTGCTTCAAACTATCTGACTTTGAACAACATACaagagaagaaggaccagctaAGAAAAATGGTGGTTCATAGTAGGTGGGACTCATTGAAGGATGTGAAATCAAAGAAGGGAAAAAATGCCACAGCAACTGTATTGAATCTAAACTTTTGGAAGGATGTGAAGTTGACATTGGCTGTTTTTGAACCATTGTTCAAAGTTCTCTATTTGGTTGATGGAGATGTGAAGCCATCCATGGGTTTTGTACATGGAGAACTATTGAAGGCAAAGAGACAGATCAAAGAGGCCCTTGGCAATGTTGAGTCCCGTTTCAAGGATGTTATTGCTGTTGTTGacaagaagatggctggaagaCTTGATTCGCCATTGCATTTGACTGCTTATTTGCTGAATCCACACTATAGTTATGCTGACCCATTAGTCTTTGATGCTCCCAAAATAACAGAAGAATTTATCAGTTGTGCGGAGACTTTTTATTATCATGATGAGGAAATGCAAGAACAAGCTGCCAACTTTGAactctaaaaatttcagaatagaGAAGGACCATTTAGCAAGAAGCTTGCAAGTACTTTTGAAAACTTTGAATATAATCCAGGTACAAGTTGTTTGCTGATTTTACATGTTTGTTGTGTGGAACTTTGAACTTCCTACTAACTTTGAAAACTTTGAACTTCCTACCAACTAATAGGAAGTTTTTTTATTTCAGCATCATGGTGGCGGTTGTATGGAACTGAAACACCAGCTCTACAGAAGATGGCCACAAGGATCCTAACTTTGACATCAAGTTCTTCCGGTTGtgaaagaaattggagtgggTTTGATGGGGTTAGTACTTATATGTTATCAAAATTTCAGCAGCAATACAATTAAATTGCAGATCTAAAAGTGCTCTTATTTTTAATTTATAGGTACACACTAAGAAGAGAAATACGCTTACTACAGACCGCCTCAACAAGTTGGTCTTCATTCAATTCAACAACAGGCTGATTAATAAGAGAGCAAAGATCAAGTCCAAAAAAATTACTGATGTTCTCTTGTCTAGTGATCCAACTGAAGCTCAAGGTTTCCTCCAAGAGAATGGAGATGATTGTGCATTAGTGCAGTTTAGagatgaggaagatgaggaAGAGATGGAACTCATGGAAGGTACAGGGATACCTTGGTCTATGCTTGGAGATGCAGTGGGAGCAGAAGAACAACTAGAGCTGCGTAGAAGTGCAAGGGTGTGAGAGCTCAATGAAGAAGAGTTTGAGTCCGAAGAAGAAGAGTTtgatgaagatgaggatgaCTATGTGATGGATGATTAGATGAACCCTACCGAAAAAGTGTGAGGCAGCTTCATGTCATGCTTTAGCTTTTATTATGCATCCATGTATCTTTAACTAGTCTGCTTGTGTTTTGCGTTGTGAGAACTTAAAACTGAGAATCATGTGCTATAATGCACTAGTCTGCTATCCATTTTTTGTTCTGTGTTGCTGCCTGTTGTCCCTTCATGTTTGTGTTTACAAAAGGCTATCATATTGGCTGCTGAAATGCTGATAATGGAGGGGAGAAGGCTCAGATAAGTACCTAACTTgctattttctatttttgtatCACTTGTATTGATGCCCAATTGTATCTAAAAGTGTTGTACACTTCTCTATTGCAGTTGGAGCATTGCTGCATGAGTAGGAACATCACTTTTGTATCAAACTTCAACTATGGACTAAGGACCAAAGGTATGTCTATCTAAATTATTCATGATTTTtgctatatatgtatatattatatTAAATTGGCAAAACGACTAGAAAAACGCCTAGCATCGCCTAGGCTAGCCTAGTCGCTAGGCTAAGGGTCATCGCCTAGATTTCACCTAGCGCCTAGCAAAACTTTGGGCACAATCCTACTAAGCACCTGTGATGGGTgacgagcacctgtggcgggtgtgAGACTGTTCCTTTGGGGACTAAGGGGTGTTTGGAGGGCGATACCTATAATGGGTGCCAATCGCGAACCGTGTTGACGGAACGCTCCTTTGGATGAAGATGCTCACCTCGGCTTGATTAAGGACTTAACTTTGTTGCCCTAGagacggaactatgtcaaacgtgcacgcCACTTATTCATTATGAGGGTGGACCCAGTCCGGGCTAGCTATGCTCGGCACCAAGTCTGTAGGAGGATAGGGTATCGGTGTTAGAGGGAGAGGGCTGACCTATGGCCTTCGATCAGCAGGATTCATGGAAATCCCATTCTAGATTGCTTTACAGTCCCGGGCGACCTCTCGCGGGAGGACGCATCCCAGACCGGGAGCATATTGGTGCCGTAGCAGTTAGTTTCGTTAGACTGGTGCCTCGGAGTTAGTCGGCTGATCCCCAGCTAGCGTCGGAGCGAGTGGGtataggtgtacaacccctgcagggtgaaaactatacgtatagccgcgtactcggtcatgtacaactctaaATCTGGCCCCATATCGTAGGTAGATCCACATATATtattctacctccctctagtctagTTTCCTGCTTGGATAacagctgaggtgcggggagagggagtttcCGCACCGAACCAGGGTTGGGATACTCGTAGAGGAAGATAGGAGACCGGGAGACCGGGTTGCCGGAGCTGCCCGCGTTTGAAGAAGTTTTggatgacatatatatatatatatatatatatatatatatatatatatatatatatatatatatatatatatattgccgGGCTTGTACTTTGAGATTCGTATTACAatcctttggattatgtaataaataaatccGTGTAATGATTTAATGTGAGATATGTCTGTGATATCTAATTGAAATgaattctgtatgtgatagctactgattcaGGGACTATCATGACGATACAGAGAGTCGGGTTCTCCTTTCGGAAATCCGGTTCGTTTCAGCCCCCCTCTCTCATCCCCGCTTCCCGCTCCAGCCCAGCCGGTTATTGCCATCCGAACAGGGCGCTACTCATGCTTGATCATTGCTCTGAAGCTAAATGGGTAGGTAATCAAGGTACATCCAGTTGTTCTCAAACAGGATTGCTCTGAGAAATTCTAGAATCAGTCCAAAATCAACAAAGGTGTCAGATATTTCGGTTCTTGTAATGTAATGGAATTTAGCTTTTATTTAAAAAACAAATCCAAACTATTTCGTTTTGCCAACACCCACGAACACTATGCAAATTAGCCCCAGGGCCATCCTGGGTCGAAATTCAATCGGGCCCAACCTCATCCCGGACGATCCAGCCACAATTCCCTACCTGCCCACGCGCACAATACAGCCCACCATCATATATAGTTAGGTACAAATTCATATGCACTTACACAGACATGGAACTATGCTGCGCAAAATTGTTTTGAGCCTCAGAATGTTCACAACAAAGACTTGAGAGTAGAACCAAACAATTCAGTCATTTGAGATTCAGATGGTGAGAAATATTGACAATGTAGTGGTCTGACCACCACTGTGATGTGATGAGAGCCTGCCTATTTACGAGCATTACAAAAAGAGAagcacagcaacagcaacagcaacattGTCTGAACTTGCATCCAAAACGTTCCAGCAAAGCACCGACCCAGAACATGCATTCCCGCCGCAGCGCCAAGCTGCCAACCACAAGACAGCAATGCTTCAGAAAACATTGCCCGCAGATATTGACAATGCTGGTTTCGCATCATACTTCAAGGCAACAACAACTCACCAGTTATACTGTCAGCTTGAGATCTAAATTTTCATCAGttcctgaaaaaaaaatcagacaaTTCTGAATCACTTTCTGAGGTGCACTGCAATTAACAGACAACTCAAGAatactgcaagtctgcaacatCTTATTCCAGCATCAAGTGTGCTCATTTCATTCAGAAGATCAATTCAATATATTAGCTTTTAGCCAAATGTAGCAATCACCAATCAGCCACAGCCAATCATATTGATTCAGCAGGAAACATAGAACCAGCAAACAGGAAGTCTTGGTTGACAAAAGGTCAATGAatagataaaaagagtacctcTTCCTTCTGCTTTTGGATGGATTCTATCTTTTTCATGTACCCATCTGTGACTTTCTGCAGAATTTGCACAAGAAAGTTAGTCCCCACTGACTCAATCTAACGAATAAGCTTTCCAAGGTATGTCGACACATCATTGGGAATCTCAGTACAGCTACAGGAAGAAATATTTGAAAAAGTATCCTCACTTGTAGATCAGCTGACAAATCTTTCACGTTATCTTCAGAAAGCTTTTTTTCCTACATAAGTAAATGTAGTATATGAGTTTCATCACAAAGCTATGATAGCCGGATAGCCCATATAAACTAGTGCCAACTGAAAACAGCATACCTTCTGTAGTTTATCATAAGCTTTGATTGCATCTCTTCTTATGTTCCTTATAGCAACCTGCAAAAAAGAACAGTCATAGATATCACATTAGCTACTTATAATAATCCATACAGGATAACAAAACACATGATCTTTTATGGGTAGAAATATTGAAGTAAAAAATGCCCAAGGAAGAAGATAAAAAGGCAATATTTGAGGTGAAAacacgacgataaaaggtgaacAGACAAAACATGGATAATACCTTGCCATCTTCAGCTAACTTAGCTACAGTTTTTGCTAATTCCTGCAGAAAAATTAAGAATTTCAGAAGGGTACCATAGTGCTAAGAACTTTAGAATCAGTGGAAGACGTACAATTTTTACTATCCTAACATGAACATATGCCAAAAACCATGACAGACTATGGACTTGTAGGCCGTTTCTGCAGGCTACACATTTCTGGGCCAGGCCTAGTTGGTCCCTGagatttttttccattttccaagcATAGGCAGGCCAGACTAAATTCACATAGGACTGGAAAATTTTATCAGCAAAAGTAATGGGGTGTGATCCCACAAGATTCATAGATAATTCAAAGTGTATAAAAGAGATCTTAGCTGTATATTTTGCAGACAAGCGGTATAGATAGAAGTTACTAAACAACTCATTACAATGAGCAGGACTTTATTTCAATTATCAAATGCAAAATATATTTCTTTGTTAACCAGCTTTACATATTTAACTGATAGTGTTTGCAGTTATTTTCAACACACCATATAGTCTTGAGACATATGGAATATATGGCAGCACTTGCAAGTGTTTTAATGAACCTGTAGTTTGCATGGTCAGCTACATTTTGTTTTGGTATGCACCGAGTTATCATTCTAAAATTTGCAGAAAAGATTTCCAGACAACATAGCAAGTGAAAAATGCAATGCATAGATGAATTTCCAAACACAAACCTTTCTGCGATCTGATGTCAGTGGTGGGACAGTTACTCGTATCACTTCTCCATCATTGCTTGGTGTTACACCAAGATTTGCAGCAACTATTGTTTTCTCAATAAGTTTGAGGCTACACAGCACATGGATGTGAAAACCTAAGCTGAAAACTCAACATTTTCTCTGCACTGGAAAGCTTAATTGGTTAAATAGCTTACCTTGACTTGTCATATGGCTGAATAAGAAGAGAAGTTGCATCTGGAGTGCTTATCTGTGCAATGCTCTTCAAGTTCACTGGAGTTCCATAGTACTCAACCTGTAAGAAACTCCCATTCAATCATCTCTTGCTAAAATCGGCTCAGGATTTTATGTTACAGTTACTGAGCTACGAAAACCACCATCTTGTACATTGTTGCAGCTAAGCAGGAAATCAAACAAAATAGTTTAATGCATGCAAAAGTGGAAAAGTCATGAAGGTGTGCTCAATACAGAGGAGCATATTTGATCATGCAACAGTTGGTACTCCATATGAGGAAAAAGGAACAAGGGCGAATCATCAAACCTCAATCCGGTCCAGCATTGCCGGGTTTGCACGCCCTGTCCTCACAGTGTTGAAGTTAGTTTGGACCGTTTCGATTGCTTTCTCCATCTTTTCTTTCTGAAAATACATACGAGCAGCTAGTTATAACTAGAGGAACAAAACCTGACCATACAAAAGGGCCTTTCAAATAGAGTCTACAATTACTCACAGCTTGCTCTTCAATGACAGATTTTTCTGCTTCAATTTCTTCGATAGTGGCATGCGTCAAAACTGCTCTGATAACATGAGAATCACAAGCTAATGAAGATTGATCCGATTATCTGAAGGTCCATAATATGGGGTAAATATTTATTTCTGTAACCACTCGCCTCTTGTCGGAGTGCTGAAGAACGAGAGGCCTGCCAACAAAGTCCACTTGTCCAGCCTGAAGTCTTGCAAAGTTCTTGGAGGAGTAAACCAATTGCTTTGGGAGACAACCACAGCCTGTGAAATATGACATTTGTTGTCAAGAGTTCGCCAGACTGTTGGTTTCATGTCACACTGTAAACTAAATATTTTGAGTACATGAGAGTTGAGTGCAGTAGCATCCTCTGCACACCAAACCTCAGAACATTTAGGGGAACTCCCAATCCCATCAAGAACAAATTCGATCAGCACTTGTTTCATTACTGGGTGG
The Panicum virgatum strain AP13 chromosome 6N, P.virgatum_v5, whole genome shotgun sequence genome window above contains:
- the LOC120677492 gene encoding ribosome-recycling factor, chloroplastic-like yields the protein MALHAVSPAAASSPLRALSRRLAERPGCGCLPKQLVYSSKNFARLQAGQVDFVGRPLVLQHSDKRAVLTHATIEEIEAEKSVIEEQAKEKMEKAIETVQTNFNTVRTGRANPAMLDRIEVEYYGTPVNLKSIAQISTPDATSLLIQPYDKSSLKLIEKTIVAANLGVTPSNDGEVIRVTVPPLTSDRRKELAKTVAKLAEDGKVAIRNIRRDAIKAYDKLQKEKKLSEDNVKDLSADLQKVTDGYMKKIESIQKQKEEELMKI
- the LOC120677516 gene encoding uncharacterized protein LOC120677516 isoform X2, whose protein sequence is MEVTSVGSSQPHKLGPMDKWTKAIDPTATKSESLSQQKLNKELWKERLPEVHKYIARWAFNHASWWRLYGTETPALQKMATRILTLTSSSSGCERNWSGFDGVHTKKRNTLTTDRLNKLVFIQFNNRLINKRAKIKSKKITDVLLSSDPTEAQGFLQENGDDCALVQFRDEEDEEEMELMEGTGIPWSMLGDAVGAEEQLELRRSARV
- the LOC120677516 gene encoding uncharacterized protein LOC120677516 isoform X1, yielding MEVTSVGSSQPHKLGPMDKWTKAIDPTATKSESLSQQKLNKELWKERLPEVHKYIARWAFNHAIPFNACDNDEFKQMCEAIGQFGPGIEPPTMFDLRGKLLEEEYARTKSLLQECEAEKMKNGCSIMTNAWSDKKRRSIMNVCTNCADGTSFISSKEMSDVSHTSEVIFELVDKAIEDIGPDDVVQVVTDNASNNMGAKKLLHEKRPHIFWTSCATHRINLMLQGIGNMPRYKKVIE